One segment of Amycolatopsis alba DSM 44262 DNA contains the following:
- a CDS encoding NADP-dependent oxidoreductase, which yields MNATEIRLASRPHGVPTLENFEIADVEIPVTAPGQILVRNQVLSVDPYMRGRMSDAKSYAEPYEVGKVMHGGAVGEVLESTVDDFKPGDIVLHGLGWRSHAVVDAKHAVKVDPEAAPVTAYLGVLGMTGLTAYAGLLDVAEFKEGDTVFVSGAAGAVGSVVGQLAKLKGAKRVIGSAGTDDKVKWLTDELGFDAAFNYKDAPVIEQLRAAAPEGIDVYFDNVGGDHLEAAIDSINLHGRMAICGMISVYNNTEPAAAPRNLASIIAKRFTMRGMLVGDHFALQPQFVKEVAPLVASGELKYSETIVDGIRNAPQAFLDLLGGANTGKMLVRV from the coding sequence GTGAACGCAACCGAGATCCGGCTCGCCTCCCGTCCGCACGGTGTCCCGACGCTGGAGAATTTCGAAATCGCCGACGTCGAGATCCCGGTGACGGCGCCAGGCCAGATCCTGGTCCGCAACCAGGTGCTGAGCGTGGATCCGTACATGCGCGGCCGGATGAGCGACGCGAAGTCCTACGCCGAGCCGTACGAGGTCGGCAAGGTCATGCACGGCGGCGCCGTCGGTGAAGTGCTCGAGTCCACGGTGGACGATTTCAAACCGGGCGACATCGTGCTGCACGGCCTCGGCTGGCGTTCGCACGCCGTCGTCGACGCCAAGCACGCGGTGAAGGTCGACCCGGAGGCCGCGCCGGTCACCGCGTACCTCGGCGTTCTCGGCATGACCGGGCTCACGGCGTACGCCGGGCTGCTCGACGTCGCGGAGTTCAAGGAGGGCGACACCGTCTTCGTGTCCGGTGCGGCGGGCGCGGTCGGGTCCGTCGTCGGGCAGCTCGCGAAGCTGAAGGGCGCGAAGCGGGTCATCGGCAGCGCGGGCACGGACGACAAGGTCAAGTGGCTGACCGACGAGCTCGGCTTCGACGCGGCGTTCAACTACAAGGACGCCCCGGTCATCGAGCAGCTGCGCGCGGCGGCACCCGAAGGCATCGACGTGTACTTCGACAACGTCGGCGGCGACCACCTCGAAGCGGCCATCGACTCGATCAACCTGCACGGCCGGATGGCGATCTGCGGGATGATCTCGGTCTACAACAACACCGAACCGGCCGCGGCACCGCGCAACCTCGCGTCGATCATCGCGAAGCGGTTCACCATGCGCGGCATGCTCGTGGGAGACCACTTCGCGCTGCAGCCGCAGTTCGTCAAGGAGGTCGCGCCGCTGGTCGCCTCCGGCGAGCTCAAGTACTCCGAGACCATTGTGGACGGTATCCGCAACGCGCCGCAGGCCTTCCTGGACCTGCTGGGCGGGGCGAACACCGGCAAGATGCTGGTCCGCGTCTGA
- a CDS encoding pyridoxamine 5'-phosphate oxidase family protein yields MGTSEIKTIETLDALREHLGHPAERTRGKIIPFIDQHARTLIEHSPFYLLATASSDGTCDVSPRGDPAGSVKVLDDNTLVLADRPGNKLLDSQTNIIENPHAGLLFLVPGMNETLRINGRAKLVADAPFFDELVVKGKRPALAILIEVEELYMHCAKAFLRSSLWKPDTWPERSSLPTAGQIFRDQMKLDVTAEALDAALTEGALTTQY; encoded by the coding sequence ATGGGGACTTCAGAGATCAAAACGATCGAGACGCTCGATGCGCTGCGTGAACACCTGGGCCACCCGGCCGAGCGGACGCGGGGGAAGATCATCCCCTTCATCGATCAGCACGCGCGCACGCTGATCGAGCACTCGCCGTTCTACCTGCTGGCGACGGCGTCGTCCGACGGCACCTGCGACGTCTCCCCGCGCGGCGACCCGGCGGGTTCGGTGAAGGTGCTCGACGACAACACCCTGGTGCTGGCGGACCGGCCGGGCAACAAGCTGCTCGACAGCCAGACCAACATCATCGAGAACCCGCACGCCGGACTGCTGTTCCTCGTGCCGGGCATGAACGAGACGCTGCGGATCAACGGCCGCGCGAAACTGGTCGCGGACGCGCCGTTCTTCGACGAACTCGTGGTCAAGGGCAAACGGCCCGCGCTGGCGATCCTGATCGAGGTCGAAGAGCTGTACATGCACTGCGCCAAGGCTTTCCTGCGATCCTCGCTGTGGAAGCCGGACACCTGGCCGGAGCGCTCCAGCCTGCCGACCGCGGGTCAGATCTTCCGTGACCAGATGAAGCTGGACGTCACGGCGGAGGCGCTCGACGCCGCACTGACCGAAGGCGCCCTCACGACGCAGTACTGA
- the purU gene encoding formyltetrahydrofolate deformylase, with translation MVCVSNPERRYVISFGCPDRTGIIARISGFLAEHGGWIVEAAYHTDPDTGWFFTRQVVRADSLPFDATELRTRFAEVAKSLSAESSWQVSDTGERRRAVILVSKAGHCLYDLLGRVASGELDVDVAAVIGNHASLGDITRAHGIPFHHVPFPAGDAAAKASAFAEVRKLVDEHDPHAVVLARFMQVLPAELCEAWAGRALNIHHSFLPSFVGARPYHQAHARGVKLIGATCHYVTADLDAGPIVDQDVIRVDHGDSVDDMVRKGRDIEKVTLARGLRWHLEGRVLVHGNRTVVF, from the coding sequence ATGGTGTGCGTGTCGAACCCTGAACGTCGCTATGTGATCTCCTTCGGCTGCCCCGACCGCACCGGCATCATCGCCCGGATCTCGGGCTTCCTCGCCGAGCACGGCGGCTGGATCGTCGAAGCGGCGTATCACACGGATCCGGACACCGGCTGGTTCTTCACGCGCCAGGTCGTCCGCGCCGACTCGCTCCCGTTCGACGCCACCGAACTCCGCACGCGCTTCGCCGAGGTCGCGAAGTCGCTTTCGGCCGAGTCGAGCTGGCAGGTCAGCGACACGGGTGAGCGACGTCGCGCCGTGATCCTCGTCTCCAAGGCCGGGCACTGCCTCTACGACCTCCTCGGCCGGGTCGCGTCCGGGGAACTGGACGTCGACGTCGCCGCCGTCATCGGCAACCACGCTTCGCTGGGCGACATCACCCGCGCCCACGGCATCCCGTTCCACCACGTCCCGTTCCCCGCGGGCGACGCCGCCGCCAAGGCGTCCGCCTTCGCCGAAGTACGGAAACTGGTCGACGAGCACGACCCGCACGCCGTCGTCCTCGCTCGGTTCATGCAGGTCCTGCCCGCGGAACTGTGCGAGGCCTGGGCCGGGCGGGCGCTCAACATCCACCACAGCTTCCTGCCGTCGTTCGTCGGCGCGCGGCCGTACCACCAGGCCCACGCGCGCGGGGTGAAGCTCATCGGCGCGACCTGTCACTACGTCACCGCGGACCTCGACGCGGGCCCGATCGTCGACCAGGACGTCATCCGCGTCGACCACGGCGACTCGGTCGACGACATGGTCCGCAAGGGCCGCGACATCGAGAAGGTGACGCTGGCACGCGGGCTGCGGTGGCACCTGGAGGGCCGCGTGCTGGTGCACGGTAACCGAACTGTCGTCTTCTGA
- a CDS encoding DedA family protein, translated as MELLEYVTELLRGTLGSPWLWVIVFLVSGLDALLPFMPSETAVITVAVLIGPDFPQLMLLALVAALGAWVGDCLGYTVGAAAGPRALARLQRGPDGVRRYEWAKIQVRRNAVLLILAARYLPGGRVASGLANGSLGYPPGKFVWLDAVGASIWAVYSVLIGLVGGAAFADEPEKGLLLSFTLGLLLVVAIEIGRRVRVRILTRRRAAAETSDNGVRVEP; from the coding sequence GTGGAACTGCTGGAGTACGTCACCGAGCTGCTTCGCGGCACGCTGGGATCACCCTGGCTGTGGGTGATCGTGTTCCTCGTGTCCGGGTTGGACGCGCTCCTGCCGTTCATGCCGAGCGAGACGGCGGTCATCACCGTCGCCGTGCTGATCGGCCCGGACTTCCCGCAGCTGATGCTGCTCGCGCTGGTCGCCGCGCTCGGCGCGTGGGTGGGCGACTGCCTCGGCTACACCGTCGGCGCGGCCGCGGGCCCACGGGCGCTCGCCCGACTCCAGCGCGGCCCGGACGGGGTCCGGCGCTACGAATGGGCGAAGATCCAGGTGCGGCGCAACGCTGTCCTGCTGATCCTCGCCGCCCGCTATCTGCCCGGCGGCCGCGTCGCGAGCGGTCTCGCCAACGGCAGTCTCGGCTATCCGCCGGGCAAGTTCGTCTGGCTCGACGCCGTCGGCGCGAGCATCTGGGCGGTGTACAGCGTCCTGATCGGTCTCGTCGGCGGAGCGGCCTTCGCGGACGAACCGGAGAAGGGCCTTCTGCTGTCCTTCACGCTCGGCCTGCTGCTGGTCGTGGCGATCGAGATCGGGCGGCGGGTCCGCGTCCGCATCCTGACCCGGCGCCGCGCGGCGGCCGAGACCAGCGACAATGGTGTGCGTGTCGAACCCTGA
- a CDS encoding DUF2505 domain-containing protein, with protein sequence MASRIEHRSAFSADLATTFDAVAGETALRARLEQIGGDDAELLEYAPAEDGVRYKLRQGISSDKLPSAVRTLHRGDLIVEREQIWKTAGAGYTGTATASVSGVPGEITAKTSLTDDGERTTLVNSGEVKVRIPFVGGKLESVIAEQVTKLLEREAEFVAKWLAES encoded by the coding sequence ATGGCCTCCCGTATCGAGCACCGCTCAGCGTTCTCCGCAGACCTCGCGACCACGTTCGACGCGGTCGCCGGCGAGACGGCGCTGCGGGCCAGGCTGGAGCAGATCGGCGGCGACGACGCGGAGCTGCTGGAGTACGCCCCGGCCGAGGACGGGGTGCGCTACAAGCTGCGTCAGGGCATCAGCTCGGACAAGCTCCCGTCCGCCGTGCGGACCCTGCACCGGGGCGATCTGATCGTCGAGCGCGAGCAGATCTGGAAGACCGCCGGAGCCGGGTACACCGGCACGGCGACGGCGTCGGTGTCGGGCGTGCCTGGCGAGATCACCGCGAAGACGTCCCTGACCGACGATGGTGAGCGGACGACGCTGGTGAACAGCGGCGAGGTCAAGGTGCGGATCCCGTTCGTCGGCGGGAAGCTGGAGAGCGTGATCGCCGAACAGGTCACCAAACTGCTGGAACGCGAGGCGGAGTTCGTCGCGAAGTGGCTGGCCGAGAGCTGA
- a CDS encoding UDP-N-acetylmuramate dehydrogenase: MSTAETPTLADHTTLRLGGPARRYAEAKTVQALVDAVREADDAGEPVLLLGGGSNLIVADDGFDGAVLKVGNTGWTRDGGLVEVAAGQNWDGFVEGLVAEGIGGLECLSGIPGSVGATPIQNVGAYGCEVAESLVSVDLYDRAAREIRTLTAEELGFGYRTSILKGTDAGVVLTVRFKVTEDGLSAPVRYAELARTLGVEIGDRVPVAEAREAVLGLRRGKGMVLDADDHDTWSAGSFFTNPIIGEAQLAKVLAGIVDVVGEDVRVPQYPAPGGTKLSAAWLIERAGFGKGHEGPGGRVSLSTKHTLALTNRGKASTEDLLALAREVRDGVEARFGVSLHPEPLLINCSL, translated from the coding sequence GTGAGCACTGCCGAAACTCCCACCCTCGCCGACCACACCACGCTGCGCCTCGGCGGCCCGGCGCGGCGTTATGCCGAGGCGAAGACCGTGCAGGCCCTGGTCGACGCGGTCCGCGAGGCCGACGACGCCGGCGAGCCGGTCCTGCTGCTCGGCGGCGGCTCGAACCTGATCGTCGCCGACGACGGCTTCGACGGCGCTGTGCTGAAGGTCGGCAATACCGGCTGGACACGTGACGGAGGTCTCGTCGAGGTCGCGGCGGGCCAGAACTGGGACGGTTTCGTCGAGGGCCTGGTCGCCGAGGGCATCGGCGGGCTCGAATGCCTCTCCGGGATTCCCGGCTCGGTCGGTGCGACGCCGATCCAGAACGTCGGCGCGTACGGCTGCGAGGTCGCCGAATCACTCGTCTCGGTCGACCTCTACGACCGCGCCGCCCGCGAGATCCGCACGCTGACCGCCGAAGAACTCGGCTTCGGCTACCGCACGTCGATCCTGAAGGGGACCGACGCGGGTGTCGTGCTCACGGTGCGCTTCAAGGTCACGGAAGACGGCCTCTCGGCCCCGGTCCGCTACGCCGAACTCGCCCGCACGCTCGGCGTCGAGATCGGAGACCGGGTCCCGGTGGCCGAAGCACGCGAAGCGGTCCTCGGGCTGCGTCGCGGCAAGGGCATGGTCCTGGACGCCGACGACCACGACACGTGGAGCGCGGGCTCGTTCTTCACCAACCCGATCATCGGTGAGGCGCAGCTGGCGAAGGTGCTGGCGGGGATCGTGGACGTGGTGGGCGAGGACGTGCGCGTCCCGCAGTACCCGGCGCCCGGCGGCACGAAGCTGTCCGCGGCGTGGCTGATCGAGCGGGCCGGGTTCGGGAAGGGCCATGAAGGGCCTGGTGGCCGGGTCTCGCTCTCGACGAAGCACACGCTCGCGCTCACCAACCGGGGCAAGGCGTCAACGGAGGACCTGCTCGCTCTGGCGCGCGAAGTGCGTGACGGCGTCGAGGCCCGCTTCGGTGTTTCGCTGCACCCGGAGCCCCTGCTCATCAACTGCTCGCTTTAA
- a CDS encoding L,D-transpeptidase, whose translation MIERRTVFKAALAAGAAMLAAACSSEEGGSAKPEGSSGGGEQEAAPVAKITAEPAADAKDAPVVTPVVVKVADGKLTEVKVTADGGKDVKGELSADGLTWTSSEVLGYGKTYTYAAKATGSDNKPAEFKGSFTTLKPAKEVRATLNPADNAEVGVAMPISVKFASPVKDKAAAEKALKVKTDKDVEGSWGWLSDTQVDWRPKEYWPANITVNVEAKLYGVALGGGAYGKADVTTKFKIGRNQVVKVNTPDHTMKVYRGGAESASYPCSNGLDGDVQRNTPNGTFIVMTKEPTARFDNARYGYTNVNKKWACRISNNGEYIHENQDNASNIGRSNTSHGCVNLLEADAKKYFDSALIGDPVEITGSKLGSPTKSDVKNWFYDWKSWKALSAIK comes from the coding sequence GTGATCGAACGGCGCACGGTGTTCAAGGCCGCGCTCGCCGCGGGTGCGGCCATGCTGGCAGCTGCCTGCTCCAGCGAAGAAGGCGGCAGCGCCAAGCCGGAGGGCAGCAGCGGTGGCGGGGAGCAGGAAGCCGCTCCGGTAGCCAAGATCACCGCCGAGCCCGCCGCTGACGCCAAGGACGCCCCCGTGGTGACCCCGGTCGTGGTGAAGGTCGCCGACGGCAAGCTCACCGAGGTCAAGGTCACCGCGGACGGCGGCAAGGACGTCAAGGGCGAACTGTCCGCCGACGGGCTCACCTGGACCAGCTCCGAGGTCCTCGGCTATGGCAAGACGTACACCTACGCCGCGAAGGCCACCGGCAGCGACAACAAGCCCGCCGAGTTCAAGGGCTCCTTCACCACGCTCAAGCCCGCCAAAGAGGTCCGCGCCACGCTGAACCCGGCCGACAACGCCGAGGTCGGCGTCGCGATGCCGATCAGCGTGAAGTTCGCGTCCCCGGTCAAGGACAAGGCGGCCGCCGAGAAGGCGCTCAAGGTGAAGACCGACAAGGACGTCGAGGGCTCCTGGGGCTGGCTTTCGGACACCCAGGTCGACTGGCGGCCCAAGGAGTACTGGCCCGCCAACATCACGGTCAACGTCGAGGCGAAGCTCTACGGCGTCGCGCTCGGCGGCGGCGCGTACGGCAAGGCCGACGTCACCACCAAGTTCAAGATCGGCCGCAACCAGGTGGTCAAGGTCAACACCCCGGACCACACGATGAAGGTCTACCGCGGTGGCGCCGAGTCGGCGAGCTACCCGTGCTCGAACGGGCTCGACGGCGACGTCCAGCGCAACACCCCCAACGGCACGTTCATCGTGATGACGAAGGAGCCGACGGCGCGGTTCGACAACGCCCGCTACGGCTACACCAACGTCAACAAGAAGTGGGCCTGCCGGATCTCGAACAACGGCGAGTACATCCACGAGAACCAGGACAACGCGTCGAACATCGGCCGGTCCAACACCTCGCACGGCTGCGTGAACCTGCTGGAAGCGGACGCGAAGAAGTACTTCGACTCGGCGCTGATCGGCGACCCGGTCGAGATCACCGGTTCCAAACTGGGCAGTCCGACCAAATCGGACGTCAAGAACTGGTTCTACGACTGGAAGTCCTGGAAGGCCCTCTCCGCGATCAAGTAG
- a CDS encoding alpha/beta fold hydrolase, producing MKTEVVGYGGTRIGLWVEGAENTRPIVFVHGWAQSGRAWAPQLADPSLSERFRLVAMDLRGHGDSEVPSAGYDDSRVWAEDLASVLDFAGDDAIVVGWSYGGLVIADYLRVHGSSRLSGVVLVGAITEIGKNRPGGKVGPAMREAIPAVLSDDPAVAIPALVQFSARMTASPVSGTLAQSLLGACLSTPPAVRSALFRRDVGSEDVLRELDKPTLIVHGLADAVIDPTSAEYAAGKIPGAVLRWLPEVGHLPFAEAADEFGELLRGFADQ from the coding sequence ATGAAGACCGAGGTCGTCGGCTACGGCGGAACGCGGATCGGCCTGTGGGTCGAGGGCGCCGAGAACACCCGTCCGATCGTGTTCGTGCACGGCTGGGCCCAGTCCGGCCGGGCCTGGGCGCCGCAGCTGGCGGATCCCTCGCTCAGTGAGCGGTTCCGCCTGGTCGCGATGGACCTGCGCGGTCACGGGGACTCCGAAGTGCCCTCCGCCGGCTACGACGACTCCCGTGTCTGGGCCGAGGACCTCGCCTCCGTCCTCGACTTCGCCGGTGACGACGCGATCGTCGTCGGCTGGTCCTACGGCGGGCTCGTCATCGCGGACTACCTTCGCGTGCACGGCTCGTCCCGGCTCAGTGGTGTCGTCCTTGTGGGCGCGATCACAGAAATCGGCAAGAACCGGCCCGGCGGCAAGGTCGGCCCGGCCATGCGCGAGGCCATCCCGGCGGTGCTGTCGGACGATCCGGCGGTCGCGATTCCCGCGTTGGTGCAGTTCAGCGCGCGGATGACCGCCTCGCCGGTGTCCGGTACGCTCGCCCAGTCGCTGCTCGGAGCCTGCCTGTCCACCCCGCCCGCGGTGCGTTCCGCGCTGTTCCGGCGTGACGTCGGCAGCGAGGACGTTCTTCGCGAACTGGACAAACCGACGCTGATCGTCCATGGTCTCGCGGACGCTGTGATCGATCCGACGTCCGCGGAATACGCGGCCGGGAAGATTCCGGGTGCCGTCTTGCGTTGGTTACCTGAGGTGGGGCATCTGCCGTTCGCCGAAGCGGCGGACGAGTTCGGTGAGCTGCTGCGCGGATTCGCCGATCAGTAG
- the mshA gene encoding D-inositol-3-phosphate glycosyltransferase, translating into MTIPLHGFDAAPRRVAVLSLHTSPLEQPGTGDAGGMNVYVSQTATEMARRGVEVEVFTRATSSDQPPVAELAPGVLVRHIPAGPFEPLGRDELPAQLCAFTAGVLRAEAFHEPGYYDLIHSHYWLSGQAGWLARDRWGVPLVHTAHTLAKVKNAALAEGDTPEPRTRVIGEQQVVDEADCLVANTRVEARELIELYDADPHAVHAIPPGVDLDRFTPGSRSAARRALGLPQDAIVLAFAGRIQPLKAPDVLLLAAAEMLRERPELASRLVVLIVGGPSGTGLEQPQALRELAVSLGIEEQTRFMPPQPGRSLVNVYRAADLVAVPSYNESFGLVALEAQACGTPVIAAEVGGLPVAVPHGVSGLLVPSHDPKDWAGALANVALRPGWRAELSANAVVHARRFSWRRTTDRLLDTYAQATGAFRRALEQRAEVAV; encoded by the coding sequence GTGACGATCCCTCTGCACGGGTTCGACGCCGCGCCCAGGCGCGTCGCGGTGCTGTCGTTGCACACCTCTCCGCTGGAACAGCCGGGTACCGGCGACGCGGGCGGGATGAACGTCTACGTGAGCCAGACGGCCACCGAGATGGCCCGCCGCGGCGTCGAGGTCGAGGTGTTCACGCGGGCCACGTCTTCGGATCAGCCCCCGGTGGCCGAACTGGCGCCGGGCGTGCTGGTCCGGCACATCCCGGCCGGGCCGTTCGAGCCGCTGGGACGCGACGAGCTGCCCGCGCAGCTGTGCGCGTTCACCGCCGGGGTGCTGCGGGCCGAGGCGTTCCACGAGCCGGGCTACTACGACCTCATCCATTCGCACTACTGGCTCTCCGGCCAGGCGGGCTGGCTCGCCCGTGACCGCTGGGGCGTGCCGCTGGTGCACACCGCGCACACCCTGGCCAAGGTCAAGAACGCCGCGCTGGCCGAGGGCGACACCCCCGAGCCGCGCACCCGCGTGATCGGTGAGCAGCAGGTCGTCGACGAGGCGGACTGCCTGGTCGCGAACACCCGCGTCGAGGCCCGCGAGCTGATCGAGCTGTACGACGCCGATCCGCACGCCGTGCACGCCATCCCGCCGGGGGTCGACCTCGACCGCTTCACGCCCGGCTCCCGCTCGGCCGCGCGCCGCGCGCTCGGTCTGCCGCAGGACGCGATCGTGCTTGCCTTCGCGGGCCGGATCCAGCCGCTGAAGGCGCCGGACGTGCTCCTGCTGGCCGCGGCCGAGATGCTGCGCGAACGTCCGGAGCTGGCGTCGCGGCTGGTGGTGCTGATCGTCGGCGGCCCGTCCGGGACCGGGCTGGAGCAGCCGCAGGCCCTGCGCGAACTGGCCGTCTCCCTCGGGATCGAGGAGCAGACCCGGTTCATGCCGCCGCAGCCGGGCCGGTCGCTGGTCAACGTCTACCGTGCGGCCGATCTCGTGGCCGTGCCGAGCTACAACGAGTCGTTCGGGCTGGTCGCGCTCGAGGCGCAGGCCTGCGGGACACCGGTGATCGCGGCCGAGGTCGGCGGGCTGCCGGTCGCGGTCCCGCACGGGGTTTCCGGGCTGCTGGTGCCTTCGCACGATCCGAAGGACTGGGCGGGCGCGCTCGCGAACGTCGCGTTGCGTCCCGGCTGGCGCGCCGAGCTTTCGGCCAACGCCGTCGTCCACGCGCGGCGCTTCTCCTGGCGCCGGACGACGGACCGCCTGCTGGACACGTACGCTCAGGCGACCGGCGCGTTCCGGCGTGCCCTCGAACAGCGCGCGGAGGTGGCGGTTTGA
- a CDS encoding YbjN domain-containing protein, producing MTLDETLRSSLDSAGLEYDRRGEGKYFVTLPGTKKLQTNCWLVAGDHAFAVEAFVCRRPDESHEDVYRFLLRRNAKLYGVHYTVDAMGDIYLVGKFGLDTVTESELDKILGQVLEAADGDFNTLLELGFAESIKREWDWRVSRGESLANLAAFKHLVEPANGHEPGALTDS from the coding sequence TTGACGCTCGACGAGACCTTGCGGTCCTCTTTGGACAGTGCGGGCCTGGAGTACGACAGGCGCGGCGAGGGAAAGTACTTCGTCACGTTGCCCGGCACCAAGAAGCTGCAGACCAACTGCTGGCTCGTCGCCGGGGATCACGCCTTCGCCGTCGAGGCCTTCGTCTGCCGCCGTCCCGACGAGTCCCATGAGGACGTTTACCGCTTTCTGTTGCGCCGCAACGCGAAACTGTACGGCGTGCACTACACGGTGGACGCGATGGGCGACATCTACCTGGTCGGCAAATTCGGCCTGGACACGGTGACCGAGTCCGAATTGGACAAGATCCTCGGGCAGGTGCTGGAGGCCGCCGACGGCGACTTCAACACGCTGCTGGAACTCGGGTTCGCCGAGTCGATCAAACGCGAATGGGACTGGCGTGTCTCGCGTGGAGAGTCGCTGGCGAACCTGGCGGCGTTCAAACATCTCGTCGAGCCCGCGAACGGGCACGAGCCCGGAGCCTTGACCGACTCGTGA
- a CDS encoding DUF4349 domain-containing protein — MYKRLRWVAVVGVALALAGCSASQSGGESAAMPMTADGKQAAPNQGAPNKEATDSAGKAGQEKAPSGQPGIADRKLVRTASLELTAPNVADVLSQVRVITQGAAGYTGQESTQEKRATINVVVPSERLDGVLDQLGKLGKQIRREVTATDVTEQMVDVDSRLATQRASVERIRALLARATSVSEISSVESELTSREAELESLLKRRESLAGSVAMSTISLQVKAETVAAAEEESRSGFFGGLTGGWDAFLTFGGGLLTVLGAMAPFLLVFGVPAAALVWWLRKRRRVAEPAMATASELPSAPPLD, encoded by the coding sequence ATGTACAAGCGATTGAGATGGGTGGCCGTCGTCGGCGTCGCGCTGGCGCTGGCCGGCTGTTCGGCGAGCCAGTCCGGCGGCGAATCCGCCGCGATGCCGATGACGGCCGACGGGAAGCAGGCGGCACCGAATCAGGGCGCGCCGAACAAGGAAGCCACCGACAGCGCGGGCAAAGCGGGCCAGGAGAAGGCGCCGTCGGGGCAGCCGGGGATCGCCGACCGCAAACTGGTGCGCACGGCGAGCCTGGAGCTCACCGCGCCCAACGTGGCCGACGTGCTCTCGCAGGTGCGCGTCATCACCCAGGGCGCCGCCGGTTACACCGGGCAGGAGAGCACACAGGAGAAGCGGGCGACGATCAACGTCGTCGTGCCTTCCGAACGCCTCGACGGCGTGCTGGACCAGCTGGGGAAGCTCGGGAAGCAGATCCGGCGGGAGGTCACCGCGACGGACGTGACCGAGCAGATGGTCGACGTCGATTCGCGGCTGGCCACCCAGCGGGCGAGTGTCGAGCGCATCCGCGCGCTGCTCGCGAGGGCGACGTCGGTTTCGGAGATCTCCTCCGTGGAGAGCGAGCTGACGAGCCGCGAAGCCGAACTCGAGTCGCTTCTGAAGCGGCGCGAGAGCCTGGCCGGAAGTGTCGCCATGTCGACGATTTCGCTGCAGGTGAAGGCGGAGACGGTCGCGGCGGCGGAAGAGGAATCCCGCAGCGGGTTCTTCGGCGGGCTCACCGGAGGCTGGGACGCGTTCCTGACCTTCGGCGGCGGCCTGCTGACCGTGCTCGGCGCGATGGCGCCTTTCCTGCTGGTCTTCGGCGTGCCCGCGGCGGCGCTGGTGTGGTGGCTGCGCAAGCGGCGCCGGGTGGCGGAACCGGCGATGGCGACCGCCTCGGAGCTGCCGTCCGCGCCTCCGCTTGACTGA
- a CDS encoding phosphoglyceromutase codes for MAELGTLVLLRHGQSTWNAENLFTGWVDVPLSDQGEQEARKGGQLLAESGLLPDVVHTSLMRRAISTANLALDAADRHWIPVKRDWRLNERHYGALQGKNKKQTLDEFGEEQFMLWRRSYDTPPPPIDPADEFSQSGDARYADLGDSAPLTECLKDVVARLLPYWETEIVPDLRAGKTVLVAAHGNSLRALVKHLDGISDDAIAGLNIPTGIPLRYDLTEDLKPVTAGGTYLDPEAAKEAAAAVANQGR; via the coding sequence ATGGCTGAGCTTGGGACTCTGGTGCTGCTGCGTCACGGGCAGAGCACGTGGAACGCCGAAAACCTGTTCACCGGCTGGGTGGACGTGCCACTGTCCGACCAGGGCGAGCAGGAAGCGCGCAAGGGCGGGCAGCTGCTCGCGGAGTCCGGTCTGCTGCCGGACGTCGTGCACACGTCGCTGATGCGCCGGGCGATCTCGACCGCCAACCTGGCGCTCGACGCCGCCGACCGGCACTGGATCCCGGTGAAGCGCGACTGGCGCCTCAACGAGCGGCACTACGGCGCGCTCCAGGGCAAGAACAAGAAGCAGACCCTGGACGAGTTCGGCGAGGAGCAGTTCATGCTCTGGCGCCGCTCCTACGACACCCCGCCGCCCCCGATCGACCCGGCCGACGAGTTCAGCCAGTCCGGCGACGCGCGCTACGCCGACCTCGGCGACTCCGCCCCGCTGACCGAGTGCCTCAAGGACGTCGTCGCGCGGCTGCTGCCGTACTGGGAGACCGAGATCGTGCCGGATCTGCGCGCGGGCAAGACCGTGCTGGTCGCCGCGCACGGCAACTCGCTGCGGGCGCTGGTGAAGCACCTCGACGGCATCTCCGACGACGCCATCGCCGGGCTCAACATCCCGACCGGCATCCCGCTGCGCTACGACCTCACCGAGGACCTCAAGCCGGTCACCGCCGGCGGGACCTACCTGGACCCGGAAGCGGCCAAGGAAGCCGCGGCCGCCGTCGCCAACCAGGGCCGCTAG